The following coding sequences are from one Streptomyces sp. NBC_01485 window:
- a CDS encoding 5-dehydro-4-deoxyglucarate dehydratase — MDEVGLDKETAPDTVRETVRRLRDGMAQGVLSFPLTSFHDDGSLDEDGFRTHVAAQIATAPGAVFPACGTGEFFSLDEDEYRRVVTIAVEEAAGRVPVVAGVGYGWAQAVRFARIAEEAGVDALLVLPHYLVAAPQDGLVAQLEQIAARTPLPLIAYQRGQVTFTAASLRRIAALPTVIGVKDGHSDLDRLQRLTLAAPEGFLFFNGASTAEIQARAYATVGVPAYSSAVHAFAPEIANAFFGALRDGDDKTVERLLRDFYVPLVELRDRVPGYAVSLVKAAARLRGRPVGPVRAPLTDPSPADLADLTTVLTAGLDLVGAAL; from the coding sequence ATGGACGAGGTGGGCCTCGACAAGGAAACAGCTCCGGACACCGTTCGGGAGACCGTCCGGCGGCTGCGGGACGGCATGGCGCAGGGGGTGCTGTCGTTCCCGCTCACCAGCTTCCACGACGACGGCTCCCTCGACGAGGACGGCTTCCGCACGCACGTCGCGGCCCAGATCGCGACCGCCCCCGGCGCCGTCTTCCCCGCCTGCGGCACCGGCGAGTTCTTCTCCCTCGACGAGGACGAGTACCGCCGGGTCGTCACGATCGCCGTCGAGGAGGCGGCCGGCCGCGTGCCCGTCGTCGCCGGCGTCGGCTACGGCTGGGCGCAGGCCGTGCGGTTCGCGCGCATCGCCGAGGAGGCCGGCGTCGACGCCCTCCTCGTCCTCCCGCACTACCTCGTCGCCGCCCCGCAGGACGGCCTCGTCGCCCAACTGGAGCAGATCGCCGCCCGCACCCCGCTGCCCCTCATCGCCTACCAGCGCGGCCAGGTCACCTTCACCGCAGCCTCGTTGAGACGCATCGCCGCCCTCCCGACCGTCATCGGCGTCAAGGACGGCCACAGCGACCTCGACCGCCTCCAGCGCCTCACCCTCGCCGCCCCCGAGGGCTTCCTCTTCTTCAACGGCGCCTCCACCGCCGAGATCCAGGCCCGCGCCTACGCCACCGTCGGCGTCCCCGCCTACTCCTCCGCCGTCCACGCCTTCGCCCCCGAGATCGCCAATGCCTTCTTCGGCGCGTTGCGCGACGGCGACGACAAGACGGTGGAGCGGCTGCTGCGCGACTTCTACGTCCCGCTCGTCGAGCTCCGCGACCGGGTGCCCGGCTACGCCGTGTCCCTGGTGAAGGCCGCGGCCCGGCTGCGCGGACGCCCCGTCGGCCCGGTCCGCGCCCCGCTCACCGACCCCTCGCCCGCCGACCTGGCCGACCTCACGACCGTCCTCACCGCAGGCCTCGACCTCGTAGGAGCCGC
- a CDS encoding IclR family transcriptional regulator, which produces MSETGGVRAVKSAARTVELLELLAARGDRPVRLQELADELGVPRSSMYALLQTLIGRGWVRTDVTGSLYGIGIHALLTGTSYLDSDPRVRLVRPYLDEASEALGETIHLGRLDGRSVAYLATRESHEYLRTISRVGRRLPAHAGALGKALLAQRPDEELPEGPYEALTPHSHTGRESLRADLAEVRARGYSVDREEGVLGIVGFGFALRYDTPAQDAVSCSVPVARLTPEHEERIVAVMREIRAKIETTATGTATRAAPGFGGAVDWR; this is translated from the coding sequence ATGTCGGAGACAGGCGGCGTCCGCGCGGTGAAGTCGGCGGCGCGCACGGTCGAGCTGCTGGAACTGCTCGCGGCGCGCGGGGACCGGCCGGTGCGGCTGCAGGAGCTGGCGGACGAGCTGGGCGTGCCGCGCAGCTCGATGTACGCGCTGCTGCAGACCCTGATCGGCCGGGGCTGGGTCCGCACGGACGTCACCGGCTCGCTCTACGGCATCGGCATCCACGCCCTGCTGACCGGCACCAGCTACCTCGACTCCGACCCGCGCGTCCGGCTGGTGCGGCCCTACCTCGACGAGGCGTCGGAGGCGCTGGGCGAGACGATCCACCTGGGGCGGCTGGACGGCCGGAGCGTGGCGTATCTGGCGACGCGCGAGTCGCACGAATACCTGCGCACCATCAGCCGGGTCGGACGCCGGCTGCCCGCGCACGCCGGCGCGCTCGGCAAGGCACTCCTCGCCCAGCGGCCGGACGAGGAGCTGCCCGAGGGGCCGTACGAGGCGCTCACCCCGCACTCCCACACCGGCCGGGAGTCGCTGCGCGCCGACCTCGCCGAGGTGCGGGCGCGCGGGTACTCCGTGGACCGCGAGGAGGGCGTCCTCGGCATCGTCGGCTTCGGCTTCGCCCTGCGCTACGACACGCCCGCCCAGGACGCGGTCAGTTGCTCGGTGCCGGTGGCCCGGCTGACGCCGGAGCACGAGGAGCGGATCGTCGCGGTGATGCGGGAGATCCGGGCGAAGATCGAGACGACGGCGACGGGGACGGCGACTCGGGCTGCGCCAGGCTTCGGCGGGGCCGTCGACTGGCGTTAA
- a CDS encoding adenosine deaminase, translating to MPLPKAELHLHIEGTLEPELAFELAARNKMALPYADTEELRKAYEFADLQSFLNLYYELMAVLRTERDFEDLANAYLARAAGQGVRHAEIFFDPQAHLARGVGMGTVVEGLWRALGGSEARHGVSTRLILCFLRDESAESALRTLEAAGPYLDRITGIGLDSAEVGHPPAKFREVYEAAAALGLRRVAHAGEEGPPQYITEALDVLGVERVDHGLRCMEDPALVERLVRERIPLTLCPLSNVRLRTVDVLAGHPLPAMLDAGLVCTVNSDDPAYFGGYAGDNFDAVRRELGLGPEQLRELARNSFVASFLEDDEERRARYLAEVAAYAF from the coding sequence ATGCCCCTCCCCAAAGCCGAACTTCACCTGCACATCGAAGGCACCCTGGAACCGGAGCTGGCGTTCGAGCTGGCCGCCCGCAACAAGATGGCCCTGCCGTACGCCGACACCGAAGAGCTCCGCAAGGCGTACGAGTTCGCGGACCTCCAGTCCTTCCTGAACCTCTACTACGAGCTGATGGCGGTGCTCCGCACCGAGCGGGACTTCGAGGATCTCGCCAATGCCTACCTCGCCCGGGCCGCCGGGCAGGGCGTGCGGCACGCGGAGATCTTCTTCGACCCGCAGGCCCACCTCGCCCGGGGGGTGGGCATGGGCACGGTCGTGGAGGGGCTGTGGCGCGCGCTGGGCGGCAGCGAGGCCCGCCACGGGGTCTCCACCCGCCTCATCCTCTGCTTCCTGCGCGACGAGTCCGCCGAGTCGGCCCTGCGGACGCTGGAGGCGGCGGGGCCCTATCTCGACCGGATCACCGGCATCGGACTGGACTCCGCCGAGGTCGGGCATCCGCCGGCGAAGTTCCGCGAGGTGTACGAGGCCGCCGCCGCGCTGGGACTGCGGCGCGTCGCGCACGCCGGCGAGGAGGGGCCGCCGCAGTACATCACCGAGGCCCTCGACGTCCTCGGCGTGGAGCGCGTCGACCACGGGCTGCGCTGCATGGAGGACCCGGCCCTCGTCGAGCGGCTGGTGCGCGAGCGGATCCCGCTGACGCTGTGCCCGCTGTCCAACGTACGGCTGCGGACCGTCGACGTCCTCGCCGGCCACCCGCTGCCCGCCATGCTCGACGCGGGCCTCGTGTGCACGGTCAACTCCGATGATCCCGCCTACTTCGGCGGGTACGCCGGCGACAACTTCGACGCCGTACGGCGGGAGTTGGGGCTCGGCCCGGAGCAACTGCGCGAGCTGGCCCGCAACTCCTTCGTCGCCTCCTTCCTGGAGGACGACGAGGAGCGGCGGGCGCGGTATCTCGCCGAGGTGGCCGCGTACGCGTTCTGA
- a CDS encoding ribonuclease Z, whose amino-acid sequence MSVRELVVLGTASQVPTRHRNHNGYLLRWDAEGILFDPGEGTQRQMLRAGVAAHDLNRICVTHFHGDHSLGLAGVIQRINLDQVPHPVTAHFPRSGQRFFDRLRYSTAYRETVGVTEVPVDRDGPLAVTASYTLEARKLSHPVESYGYRLVEPDGRRMLPDRLAAHGVRGPDVGRIQREGAVGDVRLDDVSEVRRGQRFAFVMDTRLCDGVYALAEGADLLVIESTFLDEDERLAVDHGHLTAGQAARVARDSGVRHLVLTHFSQRYSQPEEFERQARAAGFEGELTVAHDLLRVPVPKRR is encoded by the coding sequence GTGTCCGTAAGAGAACTGGTGGTCCTCGGCACCGCCAGCCAGGTCCCGACCCGGCACCGCAACCACAACGGCTACCTCCTGCGCTGGGACGCCGAGGGCATCCTCTTCGACCCGGGCGAGGGCACCCAGCGCCAGATGCTGCGGGCCGGCGTCGCCGCGCACGACCTGAACCGGATCTGCGTCACGCACTTCCACGGCGACCACTCCCTCGGCCTCGCCGGGGTCATCCAGCGCATCAACCTGGACCAGGTCCCGCACCCGGTCACCGCGCACTTCCCGCGCTCCGGGCAGCGCTTCTTCGACCGGCTGCGCTACTCCACGGCCTACCGGGAGACCGTCGGCGTCACCGAGGTCCCGGTGGACCGGGACGGCCCGCTCGCCGTCACCGCCTCCTACACCCTCGAAGCCCGCAAGCTCTCCCACCCCGTCGAGTCCTACGGCTACCGGCTCGTCGAACCCGACGGCCGCCGCATGCTGCCCGACCGCCTCGCCGCGCACGGCGTCAGGGGCCCGGACGTCGGCCGGATCCAGCGGGAGGGGGCGGTGGGGGACGTCCGTCTCGACGACGTCAGCGAGGTCCGCCGCGGACAGCGGTTCGCGTTCGTCATGGACACCCGGCTGTGCGACGGGGTGTACGCGCTCGCCGAGGGCGCCGACCTGCTCGTCATCGAGTCGACCTTCCTCGACGAGGACGAGCGACTCGCCGTCGACCACGGGCATCTGACGGCCGGTCAGGCGGCCCGCGTGGCCCGCGACTCCGGCGTACGCCATCTCGTCCTCACGCACTTCAGCCAGCGCTACTCGCAGCCGGAGGAGTTCGAACGGCAGGCGCGGGCCGCCGGGTTCGAGGGGGAGCTGACCGTGGCCCACGACCTCCTGCGGGTGCCGGTTCCGAAACGGCGGTAA
- a CDS encoding HIT domain-containing protein, which produces MAGEAQDDCLFCKIVGGHIPATIVRETETTVAFRDINPQAPTHVLVIPRVHYANAADLAAAEPAIAADVLREAKAVADDEKLDSHRVIFNTGAGAGQTVFHAHAHVLGGRGMHWPPG; this is translated from the coding sequence ATGGCAGGGGAAGCGCAGGACGATTGCCTGTTCTGCAAGATCGTCGGGGGGCACATCCCGGCGACGATCGTGCGGGAGACGGAGACGACCGTCGCGTTCCGGGACATCAACCCCCAGGCCCCCACGCACGTGCTCGTCATCCCCCGCGTGCACTACGCGAACGCCGCCGACCTCGCCGCCGCGGAACCCGCGATCGCCGCGGACGTCCTGCGCGAGGCCAAGGCCGTCGCCGACGACGAGAAGCTGGACAGCCACCGCGTCATCTTCAACACCGGCGCGGGCGCCGGCCAGACCGTGTTCCACGCCCACGCGCACGTCCTCGGCGGCCGCGGCATGCACTGGCCCCCCGGATAA
- a CDS encoding S41 family peptidase — MPAAYLRFPHLHGELVAFAAEDDVWLAPLDGGRAWRVSADNMPVSLPRISPDGTTVAWTSTRDGAPEVHIAPVDGGPSTRLTYWGCAQTRVRGWTPDGQVLAVSTYDQATLRRSWARAVPVDGGPATTLPYGPVGAVAHGPHTVLLSAPMGREAAHWKRYRGGTAGKLWIDREGQGEFVRLHEELDGNIEYPVWAGDRIAFLSDHEGTGALYSSLADGSDLRRHTPLEGFYARHAAGDGTRIVYMSAGELWLLDDLDGAEPRRLDVRLGGQRTDRRPYQVTAARWLGGAAPDHTARGSAVEVRGAVHWITHRAGPARALAAEPGVRARLPRTFRTEGEEWVVWVTDAEGEDALEFAPATGAAPGATPRRLAAGRLGRVLELAMAPDGSRAAVAAHDGRLLLVERETGEVREVDSSPDGEVSDLVFSPDSGWLAWSHPGPRPLAQIKLANVTDLSVTEATPLRFHDYAPAFTLDGKHLAFLSTRAFDPVYDQHVFDLSFVAGARPHLVTLAATTPSPFGPQRHGRPFEAPDKEETPDSEGTPTTRIDLEGLADRIVPFPVEAGRYSGLAAAKDGVLWLRHPVHGVLGASRATPDDPDPDTELERYDLAQQRLEHLASDADGFEVSGDGKRLLLWTDGKLKVVPSDRRASGDEDSDSNITVDLARIHRSVDPAAEWRQMYDETGRIMRDNFWRPDLGGVDWDGVLDRYRPVLEHVATHDDLVDLLWEVHGELGTSHAYVTPRGGHGGRAPRQGLLGADISRHPDGSWRIDRVLPSETSDPHARSPLAAPGVAVRAGDAIVAVGGHPVDPVTGPGPLLVGTAGKVVELTISPSGGGEPRHAVVVPVADEEPLRYHAWVADRRAYVHEASGGRLGYLHVPDMQAPGWAQIHRDLRIEVAREGLVVDVRENRGGHTSQLVIEKLARRIVGWDVPRGMRASSYPEDAPRGPVVAVANEFSGSDGDIVNAAIKALGIGPVVGTRTWGGTIGIDSRYRLVDGTLITQPKYAIWLEGYGWGVENHGVDPDVEVICAPQDYGAGRDVQLDEAVRLALTSLEETPAKTAPPLPF; from the coding sequence ATGCCTGCCGCGTACCTCAGATTCCCGCACCTGCACGGCGAGTTGGTGGCCTTCGCCGCCGAGGACGACGTGTGGCTGGCGCCCCTCGACGGGGGCCGTGCCTGGCGGGTCAGCGCCGACAACATGCCCGTGTCCCTGCCCCGGATCTCCCCCGACGGCACCACCGTCGCCTGGACCTCCACCCGCGACGGCGCCCCCGAGGTGCACATCGCGCCCGTCGACGGCGGCCCCTCGACCCGGCTGACGTACTGGGGCTGCGCGCAGACCCGGGTGCGCGGGTGGACCCCGGACGGCCAGGTCCTCGCCGTCAGCACCTACGACCAGGCGACCCTGCGCCGCAGTTGGGCCCGCGCCGTCCCGGTCGACGGCGGACCGGCGACGACCCTGCCGTACGGGCCGGTCGGCGCGGTCGCCCACGGGCCGCACACCGTGCTGCTGTCCGCGCCGATGGGCCGCGAGGCCGCCCACTGGAAGCGCTACCGGGGCGGCACGGCGGGGAAGTTGTGGATCGACCGGGAGGGGCAGGGGGAGTTCGTCCGGCTGCACGAGGAGCTGGACGGGAACATCGAGTACCCGGTGTGGGCGGGGGACCGGATCGCGTTCCTCTCCGACCACGAGGGCACCGGCGCGCTGTACTCCTCCCTCGCCGACGGGTCCGACCTGCGACGCCACACGCCCCTCGAAGGTTTCTACGCCCGGCACGCCGCCGGTGACGGTACGCGGATCGTGTACATGTCGGCGGGTGAGCTGTGGCTGCTGGACGACCTGGACGGCGCCGAACCGCGCCGCCTCGACGTCCGTCTCGGCGGCCAGCGCACCGACCGCCGCCCCTACCAGGTGACCGCCGCCCGCTGGCTGGGCGGGGCCGCCCCCGACCACACCGCGCGCGGCAGCGCCGTGGAGGTGCGCGGCGCCGTCCACTGGATCACCCACCGGGCCGGCCCCGCCCGCGCGCTCGCCGCCGAACCCGGTGTCCGCGCCCGGCTGCCGCGCACCTTCCGCACGGAGGGCGAGGAGTGGGTGGTGTGGGTGACGGACGCGGAAGGCGAGGACGCGCTCGAGTTCGCCCCGGCCACCGGTGCGGCCCCCGGCGCCACCCCGCGCCGACTCGCCGCCGGACGGCTCGGGCGGGTCCTGGAGCTGGCCATGGCGCCCGACGGCAGCCGGGCCGCCGTCGCCGCGCACGACGGGCGGCTGCTGCTCGTCGAGCGGGAGACCGGCGAGGTCCGCGAGGTCGACAGCAGCCCCGACGGCGAGGTGTCCGACCTGGTCTTCTCACCTGACTCGGGCTGGCTGGCCTGGTCGCATCCGGGCCCGCGCCCGCTCGCCCAGATCAAGCTGGCCAACGTCACCGACCTGTCGGTCACCGAGGCGACCCCGCTGCGCTTCCACGACTACGCGCCCGCCTTCACCCTCGACGGCAAGCACCTCGCGTTCCTCTCCACGCGCGCCTTCGACCCGGTCTACGACCAGCACGTCTTCGACCTGTCCTTCGTGGCCGGCGCCCGCCCGCACCTCGTCACCCTCGCGGCGACGACCCCGTCCCCGTTCGGCCCGCAGCGCCACGGCCGCCCCTTCGAGGCCCCCGACAAGGAGGAGACGCCCGACAGCGAGGGCACCCCGACCACCCGCATCGACCTCGAAGGGCTCGCCGACCGGATCGTGCCCTTCCCGGTCGAGGCCGGCCGCTACTCCGGGCTGGCCGCGGCGAAGGACGGCGTGCTGTGGCTGCGCCACCCGGTGCACGGCGTCCTCGGCGCCTCCCGCGCCACCCCGGACGACCCCGATCCCGACACCGAGCTGGAGCGCTACGACCTCGCCCAGCAGCGCCTGGAGCACCTCGCCTCCGACGCCGACGGCTTCGAGGTCAGCGGCGACGGCAAGCGGCTGCTGCTGTGGACCGACGGCAAGCTCAAGGTCGTCCCCAGCGACCGGCGGGCCTCCGGCGACGAGGACAGCGACAGCAACATCACCGTCGACCTCGCCCGGATCCACCGCAGCGTCGACCCGGCCGCCGAGTGGCGGCAGATGTACGACGAGACCGGCCGGATCATGCGGGACAACTTCTGGCGGCCCGACCTGGGCGGCGTCGACTGGGACGGCGTCCTCGACCGCTACCGGCCCGTGCTGGAGCACGTCGCGACCCACGACGACCTCGTCGACCTGCTGTGGGAGGTGCACGGCGAACTCGGCACCTCGCACGCCTACGTCACGCCCCGCGGCGGCCACGGCGGGCGCGCCCCCCGGCAGGGTCTGCTGGGCGCGGACATCTCCCGTCATCCGGACGGCAGTTGGCGTATCGACCGCGTCCTGCCCTCGGAGACCTCCGACCCCCATGCCCGCTCCCCGCTGGCCGCCCCCGGCGTCGCGGTGCGGGCCGGGGACGCGATCGTCGCCGTCGGCGGCCATCCCGTGGACCCGGTCACCGGCCCCGGACCGCTGCTCGTCGGCACGGCGGGCAAGGTCGTCGAGCTGACCATCTCGCCGTCCGGCGGGGGCGAGCCGAGGCACGCGGTCGTGGTCCCCGTCGCGGACGAGGAGCCGCTGCGCTACCACGCGTGGGTCGCGGACCGGCGGGCCTACGTCCACGAGGCGTCCGGGGGCCGGCTCGGCTACCTCCACGTCCCGGACATGCAGGCGCCCGGCTGGGCCCAGATCCACCGTGACCTGCGGATCGAGGTCGCGCGGGAGGGGCTCGTGGTCGACGTCCGGGAGAACCGGGGCGGGCACACCTCCCAGTTGGTGATCGAGAAGCTCGCCCGGCGCATCGTCGGCTGGGACGTGCCGCGCGGCATGCGGGCGTCCAGCTACCCGGAGGACGCGCCCCGGGGGCCCGTCGTCGCCGTCGCCAACGAGTTCTCCGGGTCGGACGGGGACATCGTCAACGCGGCGATCAAGGCGCTCGGCATCGGGCCGGTGGTGGGCACCCGCACCTGGGGCGGCACCATCGGCATCGACAGCCGCTACCGCCTGGTCGACGGCACCCTCATCACCCAGCCCAAGTACGCGATCTGGCTCGAGGGATACGGCTGGGGCGTCGAGAACCACGGCGTCGACCCGGACGTGGAGGTGATCTGCGCTCCGCAGGACTACGGGGCGGGGAGGGACGTCCAACTGGACGAGGCGGTAAGGCTCGCGCTGACGTCCCTGGAGGAGACCCCGGCGAAGACGGCACCCCCGCTCCCCTTTTAG
- a CDS encoding VOC family protein, with amino-acid sequence MELAQVRLLVTDFAACYRFYAEVLGLKPQSGAMNGPYEKFSPATGSAGIALQDRAMMAAVLGELADAATGHRSLVVLRVDDLDAYCAQLAARGATLLHGPAPMTDRMRVAHLKDPEGNLVELQEWLLLRG; translated from the coding sequence GTGGAACTCGCCCAAGTACGGCTGCTCGTCACCGACTTCGCCGCCTGCTACCGCTTCTACGCCGAAGTCCTCGGCCTCAAGCCGCAGTCGGGCGCGATGAACGGGCCGTACGAGAAGTTCAGCCCCGCCACCGGCTCGGCCGGCATCGCGCTCCAGGACCGGGCGATGATGGCCGCCGTCCTCGGCGAACTGGCCGACGCGGCGACGGGCCACCGCTCGCTGGTGGTGCTGCGCGTCGACGACCTGGACGCCTACTGCGCGCAGCTCGCCGCCCGTGGCGCCACCCTGCTGCACGGCCCCGCCCCGATGACCGACCGGATGCGCGTCGCCCACCTCAAGGACCCGGAGGGGAACCTGGTGGAACTCCAGGAGTGGCTGCTGCTGCGCGGCTGA
- a CDS encoding 16S rRNA (uracil(1498)-N(3))-methyltransferase produces MTAPVFVVDELPGPGRGEFVLDGPEGRHAVSVKRLRAGEEVVLTDGAGRWADGEVVAAEGRDRLVVRLGEVVEESVESPRITVVQALPKGDRGELAVETMTETGVDAIVPWAASRCITQWKGERGAKALAKWRATAREAGKQSRRVRFPEVAEAATTKQVAALLAQADFAAVLHEDRAYGSEPLATAQLPSSGDIVLVVGPEGGVSPEELALFEEAGAKAYRLGRTVLRTSTAGTAATALLLGRTGRWS; encoded by the coding sequence ATGACCGCGCCGGTGTTCGTCGTCGACGAGCTGCCGGGACCGGGACGCGGGGAGTTCGTGCTCGACGGTCCCGAAGGGCGGCACGCCGTGTCCGTGAAGCGGCTGCGGGCCGGTGAGGAGGTCGTCCTCACCGACGGCGCCGGGCGCTGGGCGGACGGCGAGGTCGTCGCCGCCGAGGGCAGGGACCGGCTGGTCGTGCGCCTGGGAGAGGTGGTCGAGGAGTCCGTCGAGTCGCCCCGGATCACCGTCGTCCAGGCCCTCCCCAAGGGCGACCGGGGTGAGCTGGCCGTCGAGACGATGACCGAGACCGGCGTCGACGCGATCGTGCCGTGGGCGGCCTCGCGCTGCATCACGCAGTGGAAGGGCGAGCGCGGAGCGAAGGCCCTCGCCAAGTGGCGGGCCACCGCCCGCGAGGCCGGCAAGCAGTCCCGCCGGGTCCGCTTCCCCGAGGTCGCCGAGGCGGCAACGACCAAGCAGGTGGCGGCACTTCTGGCCCAGGCCGACTTCGCCGCCGTACTCCACGAGGACCGCGCCTACGGCAGCGAACCCCTCGCGACGGCCCAACTCCCCTCCTCCGGTGACATCGTGCTCGTCGTCGGCCCCGAAGGCGGCGTCTCCCCCGAGGAGTTGGCCCTGTTCGAGGAGGCGGGGGCGAAGGCGTACCGCCTCGGCCGTACCGTGCTGCGTACGTCGACCGCCGGCACGGCCGCGACCGCCCTGCTCCTCGGCCGCACCGGACGCTGGTCCTGA
- a CDS encoding nitronate monooxygenase, with translation MSSSALTDLFPHPIVQAPMAGGVSVPQLAAAVAEAGGLGFLAAGYKTADGLYQEIKQLRSLTGRPFGVNLFMPQPENAETGAVEVYAHQLAGEAAWYETELGDPESGRDDGYDAKLAVLLDNPVPVVSFHFGVPRPEVLESLRRAGTFTLATATTADEALAVQWAGADAVIVQGVEAGGHQGAHRDNPENDHSGIGLLALIAQVRASVNLPIVAAGGLMRGSQIAAVLAAGASAAQLGTAFLATRESGAHAVHKQALTNPLFVRTELTRAFSGRPARGLVNRFLREHGPYAPAAYPEVHHLTAPLRKAAAKAGDAQGMALWAGQGHRLARDLPAGQLVEVLMSELTEAWTALSEVSEFSEFSEFGDGGAA, from the coding sequence ATGTCGTCCTCCGCGCTGACCGATCTCTTCCCGCACCCGATCGTGCAGGCCCCCATGGCGGGCGGTGTCTCCGTCCCGCAGCTCGCCGCCGCCGTGGCCGAGGCCGGCGGGCTCGGCTTCCTGGCCGCCGGGTACAAGACGGCCGACGGCCTGTACCAGGAGATCAAGCAACTGCGGAGCCTCACCGGCCGCCCCTTCGGCGTCAACCTCTTCATGCCGCAGCCCGAAAACGCGGAGACGGGCGCCGTCGAGGTCTACGCACATCAGCTGGCCGGCGAGGCCGCCTGGTACGAGACGGAACTCGGCGACCCGGAGAGCGGCCGCGACGACGGCTACGACGCCAAGCTCGCGGTGCTGCTGGACAACCCGGTGCCGGTGGTGTCGTTCCACTTCGGCGTGCCCCGCCCCGAGGTGCTGGAGTCCCTGCGGCGCGCGGGAACCTTCACCCTGGCCACGGCGACCACCGCCGACGAGGCCCTCGCGGTGCAGTGGGCCGGCGCGGACGCGGTGATCGTGCAGGGCGTGGAGGCCGGCGGCCACCAGGGCGCCCACCGCGACAACCCGGAGAACGACCACTCCGGGATCGGACTGCTCGCCCTGATCGCCCAGGTCCGGGCGTCCGTGAACCTGCCGATCGTCGCCGCCGGAGGCCTCATGCGCGGCAGCCAGATCGCCGCGGTCCTCGCGGCCGGCGCGAGTGCGGCCCAGTTGGGCACCGCGTTCCTCGCCACCCGCGAGTCGGGTGCGCACGCCGTGCACAAGCAGGCGCTGACCAACCCCCTCTTCGTGCGCACCGAGCTGACCCGAGCCTTCTCCGGCCGCCCGGCCCGTGGCCTGGTCAACCGCTTCCTGCGCGAGCACGGCCCGTACGCGCCCGCCGCCTACCCGGAGGTCCACCACCTCACCGCGCCGCTGCGCAAGGCGGCCGCCAAGGCGGGCGACGCGCAGGGCATGGCGCTGTGGGCGGGACAGGGCCACCGGCTGGCCCGGGACCTGCCCGCCGGGCAACTGGTGGAGGTCCTGATGTCCGAACTCACCGAGGCGTGGACAGCGTTGTCGGAAGTTTCGGAGTTCTCGGAGTTCTCGGAGTTCGGGGACGGCGGCGCCGCATGA
- the dnaJ gene encoding molecular chaperone DnaJ gives MATDYYAVLGVRRDASQEEIKKAFRRLARELHPDVNPDPKTQERFKEINAAYEVLSDPQKKQVYDLGGDPLSQSGGGGAGGFGAGGFGNFSDIMDAFFGTASQRGPRSRTRRGQDAMIRLEIDLEEAAFGTTKDLQVDTAIVCATCSGEGAAPGTTAQTCDMCRGRGEVSQVTRSFLGQVMTSRPCPQCQGFGTVVPTPCPECAGDGRVRSRRTLTVKIPAGVDNGTRIQLAGEGEVGPGGGPAGDLYVEIHELPHAMFQRRGDDLHCTVTLPMTAASLGTKVPLETLDGLEEVDIRPGTQSGQSIPLHGRGVTHLRGGGRGDLIVHVEVQTPTKLDPEMERLLRELAKLRGEERPLGQFQPGQQGLFSRLKDAFNGR, from the coding sequence GTGGCCACGGACTACTACGCCGTTCTCGGCGTGCGCCGCGATGCGTCGCAGGAAGAGATCAAGAAGGCCTTCCGTCGGCTCGCACGCGAGCTGCACCCGGACGTCAACCCGGATCCGAAGACCCAGGAGCGGTTCAAGGAGATCAACGCCGCCTACGAGGTGTTGTCGGACCCGCAGAAGAAGCAGGTCTACGACCTCGGCGGCGACCCGCTGTCCCAGTCGGGCGGCGGTGGCGCGGGCGGCTTCGGCGCGGGCGGCTTCGGGAACTTCTCGGACATCATGGACGCGTTCTTCGGTACGGCGTCGCAGCGCGGGCCGCGCTCGCGGACCCGGCGCGGCCAGGACGCGATGATCCGGCTGGAGATCGACCTCGAGGAGGCGGCCTTCGGCACGACCAAGGACCTCCAGGTCGACACGGCCATCGTCTGCGCCACGTGCAGCGGCGAGGGCGCGGCGCCGGGGACCACGGCCCAGACGTGTGACATGTGCCGCGGTCGCGGTGAGGTGTCGCAGGTGACGCGGTCCTTCCTGGGCCAGGTCATGACGTCCCGGCCGTGCCCGCAGTGCCAGGGTTTCGGCACCGTCGTGCCGACCCCGTGCCCGGAGTGCGCAGGCGACGGCCGGGTGCGCTCCCGGCGCACGCTGACGGTGAAGATCCCGGCCGGTGTCGACAACGGCACCCGCATCCAGCTCGCGGGCGAGGGCGAGGTCGGCCCCGGCGGCGGCCCCGCCGGCGACCTGTACGTCGAGATCCACGAGCTGCCGCACGCGATGTTCCAGCGGCGCGGCGACGACCTGCACTGCACGGTCACCCTCCCGATGACGGCGGCCTCCCTCGGCACGAAGGTGCCGCTGGAGACGCTGGACGGACTGGAGGAGGTCGACATCCGGCCCGGCACCCAGTCCGGCCAGTCGATCCCGCTGCACGGCCGGGGCGTCACGCATCTGCGGGGCGGCGGGCGCGGCGATCTGATCGTCCACGTCGAGGTGCAGACGCCGACGAAGCTCGATCCCGAGATGGAGCGGTTGCTGCGCGAGCTGGCCAAGCTGCGCGGTGAGGAACGGCCCCTGGGGCAGTTCCAGCCGGGGCAGCAGGGGTTGTTCTCGCGGTTGAAGGACGCGTTCAACGGGCGCTGA